ataatatgaatatctGCTCATAAATccaattttttgttgttgcaaagGTTGCAACTGAATCACTTGTCTCCTTTATGAATCCTCACGTCTCGTACAATAGGACTGAATCTGAAATCTTTCACCACACTCCAattaaacggtttctctcctgtatgactcctcatatgtctatttagacTTCCCCTTGcggtaaatcttttaccacactaagagcaactaaacggtttctctcctgtatgactcctcttATGTGAATTTAGACTGcccctttggttaaatcttttaccacactcagagcaactaaacggtttctctcctgtatgaatcctaatatgtgtatttagattgcatctttggttaaatctttgaccacactcagagcaactaaacggtttctctcctgtatgaatcctcatgtgTGAATTTAGATTAaccctttggttaaatctttcaccacactcagagcaactaaacggtttctctcctgtatgaatcctaatatgtgtatttagattgcatctttggttaaatctttgaccacactcagagcaactaaacggtttctctcctgtatgaatcctcatatgtgaatTTAGACTGCCCCTTTTGTTAAATTTTacaccacactcagagcaactaaacggtttctctcctgtatgacacCTCATATGCATATTTAAACTGGACCTACGGCTAAATCTTTCACCACACTCacagcaactaaacggtttctctcctgtatgactcctcttATGTGAATTTAGACTGcccctttggttaaatcttttaccacactcagagcaactaaacggtttctctcctgtatgacgcctcatatgtatatttagatgGTCACTCCGACTAAATCTttcaccacactcagagcaacttaacgatttttttttctgtcttacatCCCATACCACTTAGAGGCTGCTTgttatttcttgtatttaaaccagtctgaggttcccttgtctccatccaatcatccTCACTGTGTTCAGTGTCAGAAGAGTTTTCAGTCTTGTCCTCAGTACCTTGTTGTAAACGTCTATCAGGACCCGAGTTCCTGActggttctggtcctccacagtccgcTCTGTTCTCTTTAGTCTCACCCGGATGAAGCGTTGACGATTTAAgtttctcctcatcttcttcactcttcacagcgacaggagtcaatgtgaacttgatatcagcctcctccagtccttgaagctgctgtccatcctgattggtccacggttcctcctgttcctctttaatgtgggggggctctgggtcctcctggtccacaagggggctccactgctgctgctcagggggagcctcttctttattcaccatcagttgctggacgtctgcaggacacactgaaacacaaatacatacgtttatcatttcagagtttcctgatgtgttttgaaaaacttgtgtCGTGTCTTGTAATATTGACTTTTATGATTTTTGAACGATCACATTCAGGAAGTAACGATGTTGAGGTCGTTTACAGTTTGTGTTACGACGCAGCTCGTAAAGGAAGCAGCATAAAACAAAGAGTTTCTGGTAAAAAAGTGTTTCATTTTGAGGCCAAATAAACCAATTAGGTCACTAACAGAGGAGAACAGGGCGAGGGAAAGTTAGTTCTTtggttaagctgctttcagacaagacCTGTGAGTAAAACTCAGAGAAATGTGTCCAGACTTtctgtttcagacatgagcaacacagcagcaggttttctgcacagactcgttcacaacagcatcaaatcctcctcattattcTGGTGAGAGATGGCGCCATAGAAATAtctaaaggctagatgtctcggccaacagagtcgaacgtccgcacgtggcggccatcttgccacagtcagctcgctcacccataacattgtgttggtagttgtacatgtactttttaaataaaactaaataaaataattcttgatgtatatttgttaatggaaatcttgtacctattttagaacattattctattttttagaacATAACATCATAAGTAAGCAGTGTCATaaccagaggtgtaaagtaacgaattacatttactcacgtcaATCTaattgagtattttttttttagctcaatAGCCTACTGGCCTAACTGCCTCGGCCGCCTGCGAGCGATTCTTCAGCTGTGCTGGATGACTGTTCACTGCAAAGCGAGCCCGGATAAGCTCTTCTcaccttgaaaatcagctgctgctcaaactcaacaagaagtttgtagactagtgctctaaagttGGACcgaagtttaaccaaaagtttaaatatacagtgggacagcggcattttaacattttattttagctgtcatgtggttcatgtcttgacatgtcctcccaaaagttcttaaatgttgtgttgacatgttaaatgttaactGTTTAACATCATTGTACTTaaatttgtaaagattctcctttaattaaaaataataaatatttgcattgtataggagcggcccccatcaagttgttagAAGTAACTTtgacttaaagtacattttaaatgaactaccttttacttgagtagatttttagatgggaacgtttacttgtacttaagtaaaatttcatcaaagtaaaaggtacttttacttgagtacaatatttcagtacttctTACACATTgggtcataactacatctctgacgtttaaaaaaactcaaactgtttaaaaatcggttgaaaatttaGCAAactatggttatttaaaaaggacCTACAACTACCAACACAATggtatgggtgagcgagctgtctgtggcaagatggccgccatatgcggacgttcgactccgttggccgagacatctagcctttatacaTATCTATCTAcgggtggagcagccgggtgcaggagacagaggcaggaagtggcgTATTAACTCCGCTGCTCGAGCTGATGCTAGCTAACCTTAGCCTGTTAGCGGTTCCTCTggggactgacctgctctgtgcagccggactacGGGCTGCATCACGGCATCGAGCAGCTTCCTCTGGCGGCAGATCTCCCGCTCGGACTGCTCCACTCGGTCCGCGTAATCTGCCAAGGTTTCCTCAAGCCCCGCGAGGATCGCCTCTCCTGCCACCGTGAGCCGCTTGGTCAGCATCGCTCTCAGCGCCGGGACTTgagcctttcctcctcctttctccacctgcagcagaaagtcTTCAGTGGCAGCGCTGATCCGCTCTTGTACCGACGcccgcagcagctgcactgcggacatgttcctcctctctgcgcACAGCGAGTCTCTGAGAAAACAAAGAGAGCAAGCGGCAGGAAACTAGAGACTCCGAGCTCCGAGCCAGCAGT
The genomic region above belongs to Pleuronectes platessa chromosome 4, fPlePla1.1, whole genome shotgun sequence and contains:
- the LOC128438187 gene encoding uncharacterized protein LOC128438187 isoform X1, whose product is MSAVQLLRASVQERISAATEDFLLQVEKGGGKAQVPALRAMLTKRLTVAGEAILAGLEETLADYADRVEQSEREICRQRKLLDAVMQPVVRLHRAVCPADVQQLMVNKEEAPPEQQQWSPLVDQEDPEPPHIKEEQEEPWTNQDGQQLQGLEEADIKFTLTPVAVKSEEDEEKLKSSTLHPGETKENRADCGGPEPVRNSGPDRRLQQGTEDKTENSSDTEHSEDDWMETREPQTGLNTRNNKQPLSGMGCKTEKKIVKLL
- the LOC128438187 gene encoding gastrula zinc finger protein XlCGF57.1 isoform X2 codes for the protein MRRHTGEKPFSCSECGKRFNQRGSLNSHKRSHTGEKPFSCCECGERFSRRSSLNMHMRCHTGEKPFSCSECGVKFNKRGSLNSHMRIHTGEKPFSCSECGQRFNQRCNLNTHIRIHTGEKPFSCSECGERFNQRVNLNSHMRIHTGEKPFSCSECGQRFNQRCNLNTHIRIHTGEKPFSCSECGKRFNQRGSLNSHKRSHTGEKPFSCS